A genomic window from Quercus lobata isolate SW786 chromosome 10, ValleyOak3.0 Primary Assembly, whole genome shotgun sequence includes:
- the LOC115964114 gene encoding monothiol glutaredoxin-S6-like — MDVVTGLVAEKPVVIFSKSSCCMSHSINSLICSFGANPTVYELDQIPNGRQIERALLQLGCQPSVPAMFIGQEFIGGANEVMSLQIRNELVPLLIRSKAIWIWNKSK, encoded by the coding sequence ATGGATGTGGTGACAGGGTTGGTGGCTGAAAAGCCAGTAGTGATCTTCAGCAAGAGCTCTTGTTGCATGAGCCACTCCATAAATTCACTAATATGTAGCTTTGGGGCAAACCCTACAGTCTATGAGCTTGATCAGATACCAAATGGAAGGCAAATTGAAAGAGCACTGTTGCAGTTGGGGTGTCAACCAAGCGTACCAGCTATGTTCATTGGGCAAGAATTCATTGGTGGTGCAAATGAGGTTATGAGCCTCCAAATAAGGAATGAGCTGGTCCCTTTACTCATAAGGTCCAAAGCTATATGGATTTGGaataaaagtaaataa
- the LOC115964500 gene encoding uncharacterized protein LOC115964500 yields MSLLSWNCRGFGNLRTVKALEKVVTKEEPKVVFLMETKSKREWLEKVKDRCKMKHGLIVPSDGSKGGLALLWKEGITVKINTYAQDHIDAWIEGGWDGGSWHFTGFYGNPDTAQRPKSWAKLKSLKGTTSVPWLAIGDFNEITGLTEKEGGRVRPRRQMENFVDAINYCGFREVDFIGPKYTWWYHRADGMHIRERLDRALANKEWMDLFPAAKLYHLSSSASDHSPLSLHLVPKRKKKKIRKSFRFESMWLKDSRCEEIVKAAWEIGEHSGAEGVLKSCLEHCRHDLEKWNKEEFGHVGRKISELQQKLEWLELQPSSSGILGELRTTRVNLNKWLEKEDEMWRQRSRLNWFQGGDRNTSFFHAKASARHQKNYIDGIVDEQGRWQEDELKIEEVAVAYFEKLFTSSKPEEFSEILHVVQPKVTTDMIVELTRVYTAQEVRLALKQMYPLKAPGPDGMPPLFFQHFWNTCGEVVTSTVLDFLNHGMSPPNFNETHIVLIPKINEPKHVSDYRPISLCNVTYKIASKAIANRLKKFLPSIISDTQSAFVHGRLITDNVLVAFETMHHISRKKGSKVGEMAIKLDMSKAYDRVEWVFVEKIMKKLGFDIKLRSLIMQCITTISYAIKINGRPRGRIIPSRGIRQGDPLSPYLFLLCAEGLSALIKASVGNGSMEGIAICRGGPQLSHLFFADDSLIFCKATIAECDALQRVCNTPKEIQEEIKGRFGAQVIKQHEKYLGLPSLVGKIKRSTFNDIKEKLGKKLSGWKEKLLSKAGKEILIKAVALAVPTYTMSCFKLPNNLCDELTAMIRKFWWGQVKNENRIPWLSWDKMCESKSNGGMGFKNLKLFNLALLAKQGWRLQVGQDSLVYRVLKAKYFPRCEFIHASLGNNPSYSWRSIMAAQSLVKKGLKWRVGNGASIRVWEDKWLPTPPSHKVITPRLFLHADTRVADLLDSEKGEWRTEVIDTVFLPHEADSIKSIPISARLPPDKLIWSKTPNGLFTVRSAYKLAVNLLSMPNKGAPSDASKMRSFWRRVWSIPVPHKIRHFMWHACRNALPTKDNLLRRKIVQDEVCEDCKEAPESVFHVLWECRKARVARECSKMVFPDLGGSSLSFVDVTWKLIMQEDVGEEHVAQVATTAWAVWHNRNEVRCGRVSKTGRQIFSWATEYLREYRAANQLDRPVVPTPQRSVRWTPPRDGLFKINVDGAIFKKQRAVGVGVVIRDSEGRLEAALSRKIQLPLGAAEVEAKAVEVGLLFAKDVGVRDVVLEGDSTVVYNALCNCSRAPSTIAAVTNGIQDIGKEFRSIEYSHVRRQGNMPAHILAKNASSINDYVAWIEEEPCCIMQALIHDVTSFS; encoded by the exons ATGAGTCTCTTAAGCTGGAACTGCCGGGGGTTTGGGAACCTCCGGACAGTTAAAGCCTTGGAAAAGGTGGTGACCAAGGAAGAGCCCAAGGTTGTGTTTTTGATGGAGACAAAGTCGAAACGGGAATGGTTAGAGAAAGTGAAGGATCGTTGTAAGATGAAACATGGTTTAATTGTGCCTAGTGATGGAAGTAAGGGTGGGTTAGCTCTGTTGTGGAAGGAAGGAATTACTGTGAAGATTAACACATATGCTCAGGATCACATAGATGCTTGGATTGAAGGAGGATGGGATGGCGGTAGCTGGCATTTCACCGGGTTTTATGGTAATCCTGATACAGCGCAGCGCCCGAAGTCATGGGCCAAGTTAAAATCCCTTAAGGGAACAACCTCGGTGCCATGGCTCGCCATTGGAGATTTCAATGAAATAACGGGACTCACGGAGAAAGAAGGTGGCCGTGTACGTCCAAGGAGGCAGATGGAGAATTTTGTTGATGCTATAAACTACTGTGGTTTTAgggaggtggacttcattggACCGAAATACACTTGGTGGTATCATCGAGCGGATGGGATGCATATTCGGGAACGACTTGATAGAGCGTTGGCTAACAAGGAATGGATGGATTTGTTTCCCGCTGCAAAATTATACCATCTCTCTTCCTCGGCATCTGACCACTCACCACTCTCACTTCATCTGGTgccaaaaaggaagaaaaagaaaataaggaagaGTTTTAGATTTGAGTCGATGTGGTTGAAGGATAGTAGGTGTGAGGAGATTGTTAAAGCGGCATGGGAGATAGGGGAACACTCCGGTGCAGAGGGTGTATTGAAGAGTTGTTTGGAGCATTGCAGACATGACTTAGAGAAATGGAATAAGGAGGAGTTTGGACACGTGGGAAGGAAAATTTCTGAGCTTCAACAAAAATTGGAGTGGTTGGAATTACAGCCATCTAGTTCGGGTATATTGGGCGAGTTAAGGACCACGAGAGTTAACCTTAACAAGTGGCTAGAGAAAGAAGATGAAATGTGGAGACAGAGATCAAGATTGAACTGGTTTCAAGGAGGCGACAGAAATACTAGTTTTTTTCATGCGAAAGCTTCGGCTAGACACcagaaaaattatattgatgGCATAGTTGATGAGCAGGGGAGGTGGCAGGAGGATGAGTTGAAGATTGAGGAAGTTGCTGTGGCCTATTTTGAGAAGCTTTTTACTTCAAGCAAGCCAGAAGAGTTCTCCGAAATATTACATGTTGTCCAACCGAAAGTCACAACTGATATGATCGTTGAACTGACCCGAGTGTACACGGCACAGGAAGTGAGATTGGCCTTGAAGCAGATGTACCCACTGAAAGCCCCTGGCCCCGATGGTATGCCCCCCCtttttttccaacatttttGGAATACTTGTGGTGAAGTTGTAACAAGCACAGTGTTAGATTTCCTCAATCATGGTATGTCTCCTCCAAATTTTAATGAGACTCATATTGTGcttattccaaaaataaatgaaccGAAACATGTTTCTGATTATAGGCCGATTAGTCTATGCAATGTAACCTATAAGATAGCTTCTAAAGCAATAGCAAACAGGCTGAAAAAATTCCTCCCATCCATTATTAGTGACACCCAAAGTGCCTTTGTGCATGGAAGGTTAATCACGGATAATGTTCTGGTAGCCTTTGAGACTATGCATCATATTAGTAGGAAAAAAGGGAGTAAAGTGGGTGAGATGGCCATTaaacttgatatgagtaaggcttatGATAGGGTAGAGTGGGTTTTTGTGGAGAAAATTATGaagaaattgggttttgatattaaATTGAGGAGTTTGATCATGCAATGTATTACCACAATATCCTATGCTATCAAGATCAATGGTCGCCCTAGAGGTCGCATTATTCCTTCAAGGGGTATCCGACAAGGAGACCCCCTATCAccttatttatttctattgtgtGCAGAAGGGTTATCTGCTTTGATTAAAGCTTCAGTGGGTAATGGCAGCATGGAGGGGATTGCTATCTGTCGTGGGGGTCCTCAGCTctcccatttattttttgctgatgatagcCTCATCTTTTGCAAAGCAACTATTGCAGAATGTGACGCCTTGCAAAGAGT CTGTAATACTCCGAAGGAGATCCAGGAAGAGATCAAAGGAAGATTTGGTGCCCAAGTAATCAAGCAGCATGAAAAATATCTTGGCTTGCCGTCTCTTGTGGGCAAAATCAAACGCAGCACTTTTAATGATATAAAGGAAAAGCTGGGTAAGAAATTGTCTGGATGGAAAGAGAAGTTGTTATCCAAAGCCGGAAAAGAAATATTGATTAAAGCAGTGGCGCTAGCTGTACCAACTTACACAATGAGCTGTTTTAAACTGCCAAATAATCTTTGTGATGAGTTAACAGCTATGATaaggaagttttggtggggccaaGTGAAGAACGAAAATAGAATCCCTTGGTTGAGTTGGGACAAAATGTGTGAATCAAAGTCAAATGGAGGTATGGGTTTTAAGAACCTTAAACTTTTTAATCTGGCTTTGTTGGCGAAACAAGGGTGGAGACTCCAGGTAGGCCAAGACTCTCTAGTTTATAGAGTGTTGAAGGCGAAATATTTCCCAAGGTGTGAGTTTATCCATGCATCACTTGGCAATAATCCATCATACTCGTGGCGAAGTATTATGGCAGCCCAATCATTAGTCAAAAAAGGCTTGAAGTGGAGGGTTGGGAATGGAGCAAGCATTCGCGTATGGGAGGACAAGTGGTTGCCTACTCCTCCATCTCACAAAGTTATTACCCCAAGGCTTTTCCTACATGCGGATACCAGGGTGGCAGATTTGCTAGACAGTGAAAAAGGGGAGTGGCGGACTGAGGTTATTGATACGGTATTTTTACCGCATGAGGCTGACAGTATCAAAAGCATTCCCATTAGTGCCCGGCTACCACCGGATAAACTTATTTGGTCCAAAACACCGAATGGTTTATTTACGGTGAGGAGTGCGTACAAGTTGGCTGTGAACCTGCTCTCAATGCCTAACAAAGGTGCCCCGTCGGATGCTAGCAAAATGAGGAGTTTTTGGAGAAGGGTTTGGAGCATCCCGGTACCTCACAAAATTCGCCATTTTATGTGGCATGCATGTCGTAATGCCTTGCCAACAAAGGACAACCTGCTGCGCCGGAAAATAGTTCAGGATGAGGTGTGTGAAGACTGCAAAGAGGCGCCGGAGTCAGTGTTTCATGTCCTGTGGGAGTGTCGGAAAGCTAGAGTGGCAAGGGAGTGTTCTAAGATGGTGTTTCCAGACCTGGGTGGTTCATCCCTGTCCTTCGTCGACGTAACGTGGAAGCTGATAATGCAGGAGGATGTGGGTGAGGAGCACGTGGCTCAGGTTGCCACGACGGCATGGGCAGTATGGCACAACCGGAATGAGGTCAGGTGTGGCAGAGTAAGTAAGACGGGGAGGCAGATATTCAGTTGGGCAACAGAGTATCTTCGAGAGTACAGAGCGGCGAATCAGCTTGACCGCCCAGTGGTTCCGACGCCTCAGCGGAGTGTCAGGTGGACTCCTCCACGGGATGGTCTTTTCAAGATCAACGTTGACGGAgctattttcaaaaaacagaGAGCAGTGGGCGTTGGGGTAGTAATCCGTGACAGTGAGGGTAGGCTTGAAGCAGCTCTAAGTAGGAAGATCCAGTTGCCGTTAGGAGCAGCAGAGGTTGAAGCCAAAGCAGTCGAGGTAGGCCTGCTCTTTGCAAAGGACGTCGGTGTAAGGGATGTTGTACTGGAAGGTGATTCAACAGTGGTTTATAATGCTTTATGTAACTGTTCCCGGGCCCCATCCACAATAGCTGCTGTGACTAATGGGATTCAAGACATAGGCAAAGAATTTAGAAGTATTGAGTATTCTCACGTGCGGAGACAAGGGAACATGCCGGCCCATATTTTAGCAAAGAATGCATCTAGCATAAATGATTATGTTGCTTGGATTGAAGAGGAACCTTGCTGTATTATGCAAGCTCTTATCCATGATGTAACCTCTTTTTCGTAG